The following proteins come from a genomic window of Aspergillus luchuensis IFO 4308 DNA, chromosome 3, nearly complete sequence:
- a CDS encoding WD40 repeat domain-containing protein (COG:S;~EggNog:ENOG410PSJS;~InterPro:IPR036322,IPR015943,IPR019775,IPR001680, IPR011659,IPR017986;~PFAM:PF00400;~SMCOG1173:WD-40 repeat-containing protein;~antiSMASH:Cluster_3.4;~go_function: GO:0005515 - protein binding [Evidence IEA]), with protein MRCMNQSTFFENYVYALEHDFCSPTGEPAAWAPGYPKYWGQETARIQLEGKANALALSPDSKIIAVGIDKEIHIFNAETQERVEVLRGHTCAVEQVEFAPNIINTVGSEGTRYVLVSTGEDLEESAGEGYRHEGRDFAVIVLWELDERGKLRQKEDRPVDVDTLTSRTLQPLVSDLVSNYGWKRDEKAMGAIEQAMKKALLNAVSLHEQESKLRLQGELASFGSPTFSPDGKSMIYLSQNETTQHGLRDPALLPCANLWDMQSRSLRHRLLGHTDSIMWAGMSPDNTLVASIAWDGTARVWNADSGDCVHVFGFGDCQLWSGAFSPDSKYLAVSQGSPRTHIHVYDLQTGQSVSRFDGFRHWARTLAWSPDGTVIAAGGDSGTVRLWDPLTGEEQMQWRLAFEDSLMRSFAGIQSVQFVDGGRKLVFRTREGTVETYDFQSNLKQQFTRGAGDKIDTSPEGRMAVSSDAQLLVVPDADGILRLWNL; from the coding sequence ATGAGGTGCATGAACCAAAGCACGTTTTTCGAAAACTACGTCTATGCCCTTGAGCATGACTTCTGCTCTCCCACTGGGGAGCCCGCCGCCTGGGCACCTGGGTACCCCAAATATTGGGGTCAGGAAACAGCAAGAATTCAGCTAGAGGGGAAGGCAAACGCGCTTGCTCTCAGTCCTGATAGTAAGATCATTGCTGTGGGTATTGACAAGGAGATCCATATCTTCAATGCAGAGACGCAGGAACGTGTTGAAGTGTTGAGAGGACATACGTGTGCCGTGGAGCAGGTGGAGTTTGCTCCGAATATTATCAATACCGTAGGATCAGAAGGCACCCGGTACGTCCTGGTTTCGACAGGCGAGGATCTTGAAGAGAGTGCTGGAGAGGGTTACCGCCATGAGGGACGTGATTTCGCGGTGATCGTCCTATGGGAGCTGGACGAGCGCGGGAAACTCCGACAAAAGGAAGACAGGCCAGTTGACGTCGACACCCTCACGAGCAGAACTCTACAGCCCCTTGTATCAGACCTAGTGTCCAACTACGGCTGGAAACGTGACGAGAAAGCCATGGGGGCCATTGAACAGGCCATGAAAAAGGCCCTCCTAAACGCCGTCAGTCTACACGAACAAGAAAGCAAACTCCGTCTTCAAGGCGAATTGGCCTCCTTCGGTAGCCCCACATTCAGCCCAGATGGCAAGAGTATGATCTATCTCAGTCAGAACGAAACAACCCAGCACGGACTTCGTGACCCTGCTCTCCTCCCATGTGCCAATCTCTGGGACATGCAGAGCCGGTCTCTTCGACACCGACTGCTCGGCCACACAGACTCTATCATGTGGGCCGGGATGAGTCCAGACAATACTCTAGTTGCGTCCATCGCATGGGACGGCACTGCGCGAGTTTGGAATGCCGACTCCGGAGACTGTGTCCACGTGTTTGGTTTCGGGGACTGTCAGCTCTGGAGCGGCGCCTTCTCTCCCGATAGCAAGTACCTCGCTGTCAGCCAGGGAAGCCCCAGAACCCATATCCATGTCTACGACCTTCAAACTGGACAGTCCGTCTCTCGGTTCGACGGATTCCGCCACTGGGCACGCACCCTAGCTTGGAGCCCTGACGGTACGGTGATTGCAGCAGGAGGGGACAGCGGCACAGTGCGTCTTTGGGATCCGTTGACCGGCGAGGAACAGATGCAATGGCGTCTGGCATTTGAGGATTCCTTGATGCGGAGCTTTGCAGGTATTCAAAGCGTGCAGTTCGTTGACGGGGGAAGAAAGTTGGTGTTCCGGACCCGGGAGGGGACGGTGGAGACGTATGATTTCCAAAGTAATCTCAAGCAGCAGTTTACGAGAGGTGCGGGGGATAAAATTGACACCAGCCCTGAGGGAAGGATGGCTGTTTCAAGTGATGCTCAGCTGCTGGTCGTTCCGGACGCGGATGGGATTTTGAGATTGTGGAATCTGTAG
- a CDS encoding coiled-coil-helix-coiled-coil-helix domain-containing protein (COG:C;~EggNog:ENOG410PNJB;~InterPro:IPR010625,IPR016680;~PFAM:PF06747;~antiSMASH:Cluster_3.4;~go_process: GO:0006120 - mitochondrial electron transport, NADH to ubiquinone [Evidence IEA]) has translation MASREPQFNQQVLVDTTPMPDHIPKVEEIGATSAPLYSAAYFIGDRCKPYNDDFMKCKDESNGRGELDCLKEGRKVTRCAASVIKDINTHCLKSFTAHWECLENNNHKLWECRAQEMKLNSCVFEKLGLKKEIPGTPENVVPVHLRPKQIYSDWPGRQY, from the exons ATGGCGTCCAGAGAGCCCCA GTTTAACCAGCAGGTGCTGGTCGACACGACCCCCATGCCCGATCACATCCccaaggtggaggagatcggTGCTACGTCGGCGCCGCTGTACAGCGCGGCGTACTTTATCGGAGACCGCTGCAAGCCCTACAACGACGACTTTATGAAGTGCAAGGACGAGTCGAACGGGCGCGGAGAGCTGGACTGTCTGAAGGAGGGTAGAAAGGTGACGCGCTGTGCGGCTAGCGT AATCAAGGACATCAACACCCACTGCCTGAAGTCGTTCACTGCTCACTGGGAGTGTCTTgagaacaacaaccacaagcTCTGGGAGTGCCGTGCGCAGGAGATGAAGCTGAACAGCTGTGTTTTTGAGAAGCTG GGCCTGAAGAAGGAAATCCCCGGAACCCCCGAGAACGTCGTCCCCGTGCACTTGCGCCCCAAGCAGATCTACTCCGACTGGCCTGGTCGGcaatattaa
- a CDS encoding HIG1 domain-containing protein (COG:S;~EggNog:ENOG410PIQU;~InterPro:IPR040153,IPR007667;~PFAM:PF04588;~TransMembrane:3 (o20-38i117-135o147-168i);~antiSMASH:Cluster_3.4) codes for MKILTKEEEDAHYREVVKGGTIGGLIGLVGGAAGVLAATRRYQTIRNLTLPMKSFLVTSSGTFVGIISADHASRSFEAQRNASRQWYENREERLRQEELSQLSTLDRALQWARREKYKIVGATWVASMIGSFAMVNRNKHLSGSQKLVQARVYAQGLTLAVLVASAAFEIQDQRKGRGLLQDKVKAERQAAEERKNAEQEHTGDLWKDMVAAEEDRLRKRKMSLSESDYLHPHNGQEKKVEEVKEEKEEPKKEAAEAKEEKKE; via the exons ATGAAGATCctcaccaaagaagaagaagatgcccaTTACCG CGAGGTCGTCAAGGGCGGTACCATCGGTGGTCTCATCGGTCTGGTAGGCGGCGCAGCCGGTGTTCTCGCTGCCACCAGGCGCTACCAAACCATTCGcaacctcaccctccccatgAAATCCTTCCTCGTGACCTCCTCCGGTACCTTCGTGGGTATCATCAGCGCCGACCACGCCTCCCGCAGCTTCGAAGCCCAGCGCAACGCCAGTCGCCAATGGTACGAGAACCGCGAGGAGCGTCTCCGCCAGGAGGAATTGTCGCAGCTGTCCACGCTCGATCGCGCGCTTCAGTGGGCCCGCCGCGAGAAGTACAAGATTGTCGGTGCCACGTGGGTGGCTAGTATGATCGGTAGTTTCGCCATGGTCAACCGGAATAAGCACCTCAGTGGATCACAGAAGTTGGTCCAGGCCAGAGTTTACGCTCAGGGCTTGACCCTCGCTGTGTTGGTGGCTAGTGCGGCGTTCGAGATCCAGGATCAGAGGAAGGGTCGCGGCTTGTTGCAGGATAAGGTGAAGGCCGAGAGgcaggctgctgaggagaggaagaacgcAGAGCAGGAGCACACGGGTGATCTGTGGAAGGATatggttgctgctgaggaggatcggttgaggaagaggaagatgagtctGTCCGAGTCGGACTACCTGCATCCTCATAATggacaggagaagaaggttgaggaggtcaaggaggagaaggaggagcctaagaaggaggctgctgaggcaaaggaggagaagaaggagtaA
- the IWS1 gene encoding transcription factor SPN1 (BUSCO:EOG0926390Q;~COG:K;~EggNog:ENOG410PF9A;~InterPro:IPR017923,IPR035441;~PFAM:PF08711;~antiSMASH:Cluster_3.4;~go_component: GO:0005634 - nucleus [Evidence IEA]), giving the protein MSEPRSPEPELKPAADVDEQEQQQEAPPTPGGDAVSDEEPAKEVEAEAEPEAEEQQEQDQGEEEAAQDNGGDNDDDDDEDKISDDESILSEVDEAQFEDFDPENVDIEDRPQLAIDEDNLKLIGRHKRKRTEGGDEERSKRKREGRREKKSRRMRELEDGGASDEEKASRRRKKKEAEIAEEELLDPATKRRRALDRAMDEALKKPTKRRFRKADGIDLEQMADAEIEDMRKRMTHAAQMDAINRREGKPAMHKLKMLPEVVSLLNRNQYVNSLVDPEINLLEAVKFFLEPLDDGSLPAYNIQRDLMTALGKLPINKEALVASGIGKVIVFYTRSKRPEPGIKRMAERLLAEWTRPILQRSDDYSKRVYQEAAFDPTKLSTTRTPSVQATAAEARARELLPPRLANRARADMTHTSYTVVPRPTMVQESKFARPLGASGEDRFRKMRARQIAASKGSRR; this is encoded by the exons ATGTCCGAACCGCGCAGTCCTGAGCCCGAGCTCAAGCCCGCCGCTGATGTGGatgaacaagaacaacaacaggaaGCGCCCCCGACGCCCGGCGGCGACGCCGTTTCCGACGAAGAACCCGCTAAGGAGGTAGAGGCGGAGGCAGAGCCAGAAGCCGAAgagcaacaagaacaagaccaaggagaagaagaggccgcGCAAGACAATGGTGGCGataatgatgacgatgacgacgaagacaagATCTCCGACGACGAATCCATTCTTTCGGAAGTCGACGAAGCCCAGTTCGAGGACTTCGATCCCGAGAATGTCGACATCGAGGACCGGCCGCAGCTGGCGATTGACGAGGATAACTTGAAGCTGATCGGACGGCATAAGCGGAAGCGTACAGAGGGCGGGGATGAAGAGCgctcgaagaggaagagagagggacgtcgcgagaagaagagtcggaggatgagggaatTGGAGGACGGAGGCGCGAgtgacgaggagaaggctagtcggaggagaaagaagaaggaggcagagattgcggaagaggagttgTTGGATCCGGCTACGA AACGGCGGAGAGCTCTTGATCGCGCGATGGACGAGGCGCTGAAGAAGCCTACTAAGAGACGGTTCAGAAAGGCCGATGGCATT GACCTGGAACAAATGGCCGATGCTGAAATCGAAGATATGCGCAAGCGCATGACCCACGCTGCGCAGATGGACGCTATCAACCGTCGCGAGGGCAAGCCTGCCATGCACAAGCTGAAGATGCTTCCTGAGGTAGTCTCGCTGCTCAACCGCAACCAATACGTCAACAGTCTGGTCGACCCCGAAATCAACCTGCTGGAAGCGGTCAAATTCTTCCTGGAGCCCTTGGATGATGGTTCCTTGCCGGCGTACAACATTCAGCGGGATCTGATGACTGCGCTGGGCAAGCTGCCGATCAACAAGGAAGCTCTGGTTGCCAGTGGTATCGGCAAGGTCATTGTCTTCTACACCCGGAGCAAGCGTCCAGAGCCCGGCATCAAGCGCATGGCGGAGCGCCTGCTGGCCGAATGGACGCGCCCGATCCTCCAGCGCAGCGATGATTACTCGAAGAGGGTATACCAGGAGGCTGCCTTTGATCCTAC TAAACTGAGCACGACACGCACTCCATCGGTACAGGCCACTGCTGCAGAGGCTCGTGCCCGTGAGCTACTGCCTCCTCGTCTGGCGAACCGCGCGCGCGCTGACATGACTCACACGAGCTATACGGTGGTGCCGCGACCGACGATGGTACAGGAGAGCAAGTTTGCGCGACCTCTGGGAGCGAGCGGCGAGGATCGCTTCCGTAAGATGCGGGCGCGGCAGATTGCGGCGAGCAAGGGATCCCGTCGTTGA
- a CDS encoding putative nucleoporin (COG:U,Y;~EggNog:ENOG410PI8F;~InterPro:IPR024864,IPR025712,IPR025574;~PFAM:PF18570,PF13874,PF13634;~antiSMASH:Cluster_3.4;~go_component: GO:0005643 - nuclear pore [Evidence IEA]) — protein MSLFGQAAAPSTGGGLFGQANNTANKPSPFGGGGGLFGNTSTTNTTQQNTTGGLFGGATQTQQPSGGGLFGGATNTQTQQPSGGLFGQTATQQKPAGGGLFGGLGQTQQPQQQQQQTTGGSLFGQKPLGGGGGGLFGQQQQSQAPQQQGGGLFGGLGQTQQPQQQQQPSLFGGSLLGGQQQQQQPAQQQQQPQLGQTQMGQSTAQLGSSLWEPGRAVTGVHRTVPMQIQIVKDKWDASSRSSPFRAYLYNNVGEEMAPFYQPGPEDDDTKWEDALRKRPDSGYVPVLVKGFFELGKRAQRQKDFLTMMQTRLHEINNCLSDLLSRHDLKISVKIADCRRKHLVLSKRCLALAAKTQVLRNRGYAMDDAEEELKKKLSQLERSVFDPSLNGRAEEIWARMLAIREHSRRLQQEMERAGPSAAAQADDELDEQTMKTAKKILDDYHTQIQHLQKELEAVRKDFEEAQKLPGGAVNH, from the exons ATGTCTCTTTTCGGTCAAGCTGCGGCCCCGTCCACGGGCGGCGGCCTCTTTGGACAAGCCAACAACACCGCAAATAAGCCCAGTCCcttcggtggaggtggcggtCTTTTCGGAAATACCTCGACGACAAACACTACGCAGCAGAACACCACGGGCGGATTGTTCGGAGGTGCGACGCAGACCCAGCAACCGTCGGGAGGAGGTCTCTTCGGCGGCGCCACAAACACACAAACTCAGCAGCCATCCGGCGGACTGTTCGGCCAAACCGCGACTCAGCAGAAGCCAGCCGGTGGTGGTCTTTTCGGAGGACTGGGGCAGACGCAACAgccccagcaacaacaacagcagacTACTGGAGGGAGCTTGTTCGGGCAGAAACcccttggaggaggtggaggagggttgtTCGGTCAGCAACAGCAGTCGCAggcgccgcagcagcagggtgGTGGTCTGTTTGGTGGGCTGGGTCAGACGCAGCAgcctcaacagcagcaacaaccgaGTTTGTTCGGAGGTTCTCTACTAGGaggacagcagcagcaacagcaaccggcgcagcaacagcagcagccccaaTTGGGCCAGACTCAGATGGGTCAGTCGACGGCACAGCTCGGTTCGAGTCTGTGGGAGCCGGGCCGTGCAGTTACCGGAG TCCACCGCACCGTACCGATGCAGATTCAGATTGTAAAGGACAAGTGGGATGCGTCCAGCCGTTCCTCTCCCTTCCGCGCGTACTTGTATAACAATGTCGGCGAAGAAATGGCGCCTTTCTACCAGCCGGGTCCGGAGGACGATGACACAAAATGGGAGGATGCGCTGCGGAAGCGGCCCGATTCGGGATATGTTCCTGTGCTCGTCAAGGGCTTTTTCGAGTTGGGCAAGCGTGCGCAGCGCCAGAAGGATTTCCTTACCATGATGCAGACGCGACTCCACGAGATCAACAACTGCCTGTCGGATCTGCTGTCTCGGCACGATCTGAAGATTTCGGTCAAGATCGCTGACTGCCGCCGGAAACATCTCGTCCTCAGCAAGCGGTGTCTGGCGCTTGCGGCCAAGACGCAGGTGCTGCGGAATCGCGGCTACGCCATGGATGacgcggaggaggagctgaagaagaagctcagccAGCTGGAGCGGTCGGTCTTTGACCCGTCACTGAATGGACGGGCGGAGGAGATCTGGGCGCGCATGCTGGCGATCCGGGAACACTCGCGACGTCTAcagcaggagatggagcggGCCGGACCCAGCGCGGCGGCGCAGGCGGACGACGAGCTGGACGagcagacgatgaagacggcCAAGAAG ATATTGGATGACTACCACACGCAAATCCAACACTTGCAGAAGGAACTCGAAGCAGTGAGAAAGGACTTTGAGGAGGCACAGAAGCTTCCCGGGGGAGCCGTGAACCACTGA
- a CDS encoding acyl-CoA-binding domain-containing protein (COG:S;~EggNog:ENOG410PK4J;~InterPro:IPR014352,IPR035984,IPR000582;~PFAM:PF00887;~TransMembrane:1 (o345-367i);~antiSMASH:Cluster_3.4;~go_function: GO:0000062 - fatty-acyl-CoA binding [Evidence IEA]), whose product MSDSVDRVFVHALNTVKRIPRTGTARPPASERLKLYGLYKQSMEGDVEGVMDRPVGNTADVFMECEKWDAWHAQRGLSRTEAKRRYISTLIDTMHNYASQTAEARELVAELEFVWDQIKSNPSSSSMSSSQGLGSPVASAAAVSIRDHARIQQQQQQQFQQSSNRLTRPEYEQLLATTARGRGSERLRVLSPVSQAESGFRRQMEEEPPEEEEEEEEEEEVYAEAQDNLFENEDDNDDEEEHLEDEEEDYNNNTHDRHESHDYHHQQQGYNFPSHQEEDYDHDTTLSRRRRRPPQPPPDDSKRWRRTVEQALTTMTAEIAAVREQLEARALAHRRRTGLWAWLKWLVWVAARQIMVDLALLGMLLIWMRLRGDRRLEEKLKVGWAEVKTRLVFLMLFRRVRRVVSASPTSSSSSSSSSGDKAP is encoded by the exons ATGTCGGATTCAGTGG ATCGTGTCTTCGTCCATGCCCTTAACACGGTGAAACGCATTCCCCGCACGGGGACCGCTAGACCGCCGGCGTCGGAGAGATTGAAGCTTTATGGCTTGTATAAACAAAGCATGG AAGGCGATGTCGAAGGCGTCATGGATCGACCGGTCGGGAATACCGCGGATGTGTTTATGGAGTGTGAGAAATG GGACGCATGGCACGCCCAACGAGGCCTCTCCCGCACAGAAGCCAAACGACGCTACATCTCCACTCTCATCGATACCATGCATAACTACGCTTCCCAAACAGCCGAGGCAAGGGAACTCGTCGCGGAATTGGAATTCGTCTGGGATCAGATCAAATCCAatccgtcttcgtcgtctatGTCGTCGTCTCAGGGCCTCGGTAGTCCGGTGGCTTCGGCGGCAGCGGTGTCCATACGGGATCATGCACGGatacagcagcagcaacagcagcagttccAGCAGTCTAGTAATAGATTGACTCGTCCGGAGTATGAGCAGTTACTTGCTACCACGgcgagagggagagggagtgaGAGATTACGGGTGTTGAGTCCGGTTAGTCAGGCGGAGTCGGGGTTTCGACGacagatggaggaggagccacctgaagaagaagaggaggaggaggaagaggaagaagtgtACGCGGAAGCGCAGGATAATCTATTCGAGAATGAagacgacaacgacgacgaagaagaacatttggaggacgaagaagaagactacaacaacaacactcaCGACCGTCACGAATCGCATGactaccatcaccaacaacaagggtacaacttcccctcccaccagGAGGAAGACTACGATCACGATACTACCCTAAGTCGGAGACGACGTcgaccaccacaaccacccccggACGACTCCAAACGCTGGCGTCGCACCGTCGAGCAGGCCTTGACGACCATGACCGCCGAGATCGCCGCCGTGCGAGAACAACTGGAAGCGCGAGCGCTAGCTCATCGTCGACGAACAGGCCTGTGGGCCTGGTTAAAGTGGTTGGTCTGGGTCGCTGCACGGCAGATCATGGTTGATTTGGCGTTGCTCGGTATGCTTCTGATCTGGATGAGACTGCGGGGAGATCGCAGATTagaggagaagttgaaggtggGTTGGGCGGAGGTGAAGACGAGGTTGGTGTTCCTGATGCTGTTTAGGAGGGTTAGGAGGGTAGTGTCCGCGTCTCCtacgtcttcatcttcatcttcttcttcgtctggtGATAAGGCCCCGTGA